A window of the Amycolatopsis solani genome harbors these coding sequences:
- a CDS encoding phospho-sugar mutase has protein sequence MTVNSTLRDAAFRWIADDPDEGARAELQAVLAKAMGGDAGAAAELADRMAGPLEFGTAGLRGPVRAGPNGMNVAVVTRTTAGVAGWLTAHGHAGALVVVGRDARHGSEAFATAAAEVLTAAGFDVKVFPRPLPTPVLAFAVGRLGAVAGIQITASHNPPADNGYKLYDATGGQIVPPSDGEIERAIQAAPAAASVERAAGAEVVDVVDRYLDEVATLPLGAGRAVRVAATALHGVGAETLRAAFERAGFTDLHLVTAQSTPDPDFPTVSFPNPEEPGATDLLLALASDVDADLAIALDPDADRCALGVRERDGSWRMLRGDETGVLLGSYVLSTVDRTQLPDPLVATTIVSSSMLGEIAKAEGARYAETLTGFKWLVRAGEGLVFAYEEALGLCVNPGFVRDKDGIAAATLAAGLAAQLKAQGRTPLDVLDELAQRHGVHLTDQVSLRVTDLAVRGQLMAKVRKTPPSSLGGAAVGMEDLLPDADVVRLAGDGVRVVIRPSGTEPKLKAYLQVVAPVTGSLADARAAAQERLAAVRADVEELLA, from the coding sequence GTGACAGTGAATTCCACCCTGCGTGACGCCGCCTTCCGCTGGATCGCCGACGACCCGGACGAAGGCGCGCGCGCCGAGTTGCAGGCCGTCCTCGCGAAGGCGATGGGCGGCGACGCCGGTGCCGCCGCCGAGCTGGCCGACCGGATGGCCGGGCCGCTCGAGTTCGGCACCGCCGGCCTGCGCGGGCCGGTGCGCGCCGGACCGAACGGGATGAACGTCGCCGTCGTCACCCGCACGACGGCCGGGGTGGCCGGCTGGCTGACGGCGCACGGGCACGCGGGCGCGCTGGTCGTCGTCGGCCGCGACGCGCGCCACGGCTCGGAGGCGTTCGCGACCGCGGCCGCCGAAGTGCTGACCGCGGCGGGCTTCGACGTCAAGGTGTTCCCCCGCCCGCTGCCGACGCCGGTGCTCGCGTTCGCCGTCGGGCGGCTCGGCGCGGTGGCCGGGATCCAGATCACCGCGTCGCACAACCCCCCGGCGGACAACGGGTACAAGCTCTACGACGCCACCGGCGGCCAGATCGTGCCGCCGTCCGACGGCGAGATCGAGCGCGCCATCCAGGCCGCGCCCGCCGCGGCGAGCGTCGAGCGGGCCGCCGGCGCCGAGGTCGTCGACGTCGTCGACCGGTACCTCGACGAGGTCGCGACGCTGCCGCTCGGCGCCGGGCGCGCGGTGCGGGTGGCCGCGACGGCGTTGCACGGCGTCGGCGCCGAAACGCTGCGCGCGGCGTTCGAGCGGGCCGGGTTCACCGACCTGCACCTGGTCACCGCCCAGTCCACGCCGGACCCGGACTTCCCGACCGTGTCGTTCCCGAACCCGGAAGAACCGGGCGCGACCGACCTGCTGCTGGCGCTGGCGTCCGATGTGGACGCCGACCTGGCGATCGCGCTCGACCCGGATGCCGACCGCTGCGCCCTCGGCGTGCGCGAGCGCGACGGGTCGTGGCGGATGCTGCGCGGCGACGAGACCGGCGTCCTGCTCGGCTCGTACGTTCTGTCCACAGTGGACCGCACCCAGCTGCCGGACCCGCTGGTGGCCACGACGATCGTGTCGTCGTCGATGCTCGGCGAGATCGCGAAGGCCGAGGGCGCCCGCTACGCCGAGACGCTGACCGGGTTCAAGTGGCTGGTGCGGGCCGGCGAAGGGCTCGTGTTCGCCTACGAAGAGGCGCTCGGCCTGTGCGTGAACCCGGGTTTCGTGCGCGACAAGGACGGCATCGCCGCCGCCACGCTGGCCGCCGGGCTCGCCGCGCAGCTCAAGGCGCAGGGCCGCACGCCGCTGGACGTGCTCGACGAGCTCGCGCAACGCCACGGCGTGCACCTGACCGACCAGGTTTCCCTGCGCGTCACGGACCTCGCCGTCCGCGGGCAGCTGATGGCGAAGGTGCGCAAGACGCCTCCGTCGTCGCTCGGCGGCGCGGCGGTCGGCATGGAAGACCTGCTGCCGGACGCGGACGTCGTCCGCCTGGCCGGCGACGGCGTGCGCGTGGTGATCCGGCCGTCCGGGACCGAGCCGAAGCTGAAGGCGTACCTGCAGGTGGTGGCCCCGGTCACCGGTTCACTCGCGGACGCGCGCGCGGCGGCGCAGGAGCGGCTGGCGGCGGTGCGGGCCGACGTCGAGGAGCTGCTCGCCTGA
- a CDS encoding flavodoxin family protein — MPRLLIVHHTPSPSTQALFEAVLAGATHPDVEGVEVVRRAALAATVPDVLEADGYLLGTPANLGSMSGALKHFFDTVYYPCLDATRGRPFGYWIHGGSDTSGTQRQLLAITTGLSWTQAAEAVVSTGEPDKKTLEACTELGGTLAATLLG, encoded by the coding sequence ATGCCGCGGCTGCTGATCGTGCACCACACGCCGTCGCCGTCGACGCAGGCGCTGTTCGAGGCCGTGCTCGCGGGGGCGACGCACCCGGACGTCGAGGGGGTGGAGGTCGTCCGCCGCGCGGCGCTGGCGGCGACCGTCCCCGACGTCCTCGAGGCGGACGGCTACCTGCTGGGCACGCCGGCGAACCTCGGCAGCATGAGCGGTGCGCTGAAGCACTTCTTCGACACCGTCTACTACCCCTGCCTGGACGCGACGCGGGGCCGTCCGTTCGGGTACTGGATCCACGGCGGCAGCGACACGTCGGGGACGCAGCGGCAGCTGCTGGCCATCACGACGGGCCTGTCCTGGACCCAGGCGGCGGAAGCGGTGGTCAGCACGGGCGAACCGGACAAAAAGACGCTGGAAGCGTGTACGGAACTGGGCGGCACGCTGGCCGCGACCCTGCTGGGCTGA
- a CDS encoding helix-turn-helix domain-containing protein, translating into MARERTFAERLSALIDAARLDGHAPHSYREISAAVERAGGPAMSPAYLQQLATGKRVNPKIHYVEALARLFGVPVTYFFDAEAAAPPAGEAQLMAMRAQELSPQGRRQVMDLLDLVERYERAEREGRNPEDAAR; encoded by the coding sequence ATGGCACGGGAACGCACCTTCGCGGAACGGCTGAGTGCCCTGATCGACGCGGCCCGGCTGGACGGCCACGCGCCGCACAGCTACCGGGAGATCTCCGCGGCCGTCGAGCGCGCGGGCGGGCCGGCGATGTCGCCCGCCTACCTGCAGCAGCTGGCGACCGGGAAGCGGGTCAACCCGAAGATCCACTACGTCGAGGCACTGGCCCGGCTGTTCGGCGTGCCGGTGACGTACTTCTTCGACGCGGAAGCGGCCGCGCCCCCGGCGGGCGAGGCCCAGCTGATGGCGATGCGGGCGCAGGAGCTGTCGCCGCAGGGCCGCCGTCAGGTGATGGACCTGCTCGACCTCGTCGAACGCTACGAGCGGGCCGAACGCGAAGGCCGGAATCCGGAAGACGCGGCTCGATGA
- a CDS encoding MAB_1171c family putative transporter, whose translation MSTLFSPVNVVALVLFAAALAWRIYQVQRAPTVPNWAVTACVAGFTAAFLLQQTAISDEVDALLGRGAARVANNALLACGICALVIFFLGSALGPRRYRRVTAELIPLAAAIALMVVAMAVTPPELRGLPLGPSTVHDSGVALFYLGAGLYLIYGLIACTAWIVRYLRVADRNLRIGLKLSAIGMASAAAGSIFRALYIVVAWAFGPVVKVLLLLGVPFVILGGVLFLAGVTYPGVRARLSAVRRRRQHRREHRALAPLWTALVRAFPSIVLRTPPRRDRFSPRSIHRVHYRRVIEIRDGLVQLSPYLSADFGEAVATDPGAAAAALKAALERHAAGEENDGRAKQVLPAHADDIESDVRPLLALSAAMDA comes from the coding sequence GTGAGCACACTTTTCAGTCCGGTGAACGTTGTCGCACTGGTGCTGTTCGCCGCCGCGCTGGCGTGGCGGATCTACCAGGTGCAGCGCGCCCCGACGGTGCCGAACTGGGCCGTGACGGCGTGCGTGGCCGGCTTCACCGCGGCGTTCCTGCTGCAGCAGACGGCGATTTCCGACGAAGTGGACGCCCTCCTCGGCCGCGGCGCGGCGCGGGTGGCGAACAACGCACTGCTGGCGTGCGGCATCTGCGCGCTGGTCATCTTCTTCCTCGGCTCGGCGCTCGGGCCGCGCCGGTACCGCCGGGTGACGGCCGAGCTGATCCCGCTGGCCGCGGCGATCGCGCTGATGGTCGTCGCGATGGCCGTGACGCCGCCGGAGCTGCGCGGCCTCCCGTTGGGGCCGTCGACGGTCCACGACAGCGGGGTCGCGCTGTTCTACCTCGGCGCCGGGCTGTACCTGATCTACGGCCTGATCGCGTGCACGGCGTGGATCGTGCGGTACCTGCGGGTGGCCGACCGGAACCTGCGGATCGGCCTCAAGCTGAGCGCGATCGGCATGGCCAGCGCGGCGGCGGGCAGTATCTTCCGCGCGCTCTACATCGTGGTGGCGTGGGCGTTCGGGCCGGTGGTGAAGGTCCTGCTGCTGCTCGGCGTGCCGTTCGTGATCCTCGGCGGCGTGCTGTTCCTGGCCGGCGTCACCTACCCGGGCGTGCGGGCACGGCTTTCGGCGGTGCGCCGCCGCCGCCAGCACCGGCGCGAGCACCGGGCGCTCGCTCCACTGTGGACGGCGCTGGTCCGCGCGTTCCCCAGCATCGTGCTGCGCACGCCACCGCGCCGCGACCGGTTCTCGCCGCGCAGCATCCACCGCGTGCACTACCGGCGGGTGATCGAGATCCGGGACGGGCTGGTCCAGCTGTCGCCGTACCTGTCGGCGGACTTCGGCGAGGCCGTGGCCACCGACCCGGGCGCCGCGGCAGCCGCGTTGAAGGCGGCGCTCGAGCGGCACGCGGCGGGCGAGGAGAACGACGGCCGCGCCAAGCAGGTCCTGCCCGCCCACGCGGACGACATCGAGTCCGACGTCCGGCCGTTGCTCGCGCTGTCGGCCGCGATGGACGCGTGA
- a CDS encoding amidohydrolase family protein, with the protein MDTLITAARVLPRPSAPVPDGAVLVRDGLIVAAGPRADVVAQAAPDAVRHDFPTGTALAGLFNVHTHLAFDASREMLANFSDASSPVEDARARLTSMLRSGVTTVRDLGDRDHLGAAVRRSFAGEVAPRLLVSGPPLTVPDGHCHFFGGAVSSDSDIRERIDANAAAGADVIKVMASGGQITEGGADMWESQFSARELSVVVSHAASHGLPVAAHAHGADAIEAAVAAGVSTVEHCSFLTGPRTFDRRDAVAARMAEAGISACSTSSRNWRVIVEKLGESTASAMYGRLPWLEEHGVRLLAGTDAGLPGSVFDDPVGALELYEWLGFSRRRILEIATCDSAAGLGLSGVTGRLEAGLAGDVLVVEGDPLASLSALRNPLLVLAQGRAA; encoded by the coding sequence GTGGACACGCTGATCACGGCCGCCCGGGTCCTTCCCCGGCCGTCGGCCCCGGTGCCCGACGGCGCCGTCCTGGTCCGCGACGGCCTGATCGTGGCGGCGGGCCCGCGGGCGGACGTCGTCGCGCAGGCGGCACCGGACGCGGTCCGGCACGACTTCCCGACCGGGACCGCGCTGGCCGGGCTGTTCAACGTCCACACCCACCTGGCTTTCGACGCCTCGCGGGAGATGCTGGCGAACTTTTCCGATGCTTCTTCACCGGTGGAGGACGCTCGTGCGCGGCTGACGTCGATGCTGCGCAGCGGCGTGACGACGGTCCGCGACCTCGGCGACCGCGACCACCTCGGCGCGGCGGTCCGCCGGTCGTTCGCGGGCGAGGTGGCCCCGCGGCTGCTGGTGTCGGGCCCGCCGTTGACGGTGCCGGACGGGCACTGCCACTTCTTCGGCGGCGCGGTCTCTTCGGATTCGGACATCCGCGAGCGGATCGACGCGAACGCGGCGGCGGGCGCGGACGTGATCAAGGTGATGGCGAGCGGCGGCCAGATCACCGAGGGCGGGGCCGACATGTGGGAGTCGCAGTTCTCCGCACGGGAGCTTTCGGTGGTGGTCTCGCACGCGGCTTCGCACGGGTTGCCGGTGGCGGCGCACGCGCACGGCGCGGACGCGATCGAGGCGGCGGTGGCGGCCGGGGTGTCGACGGTGGAGCACTGCAGTTTTCTCACGGGGCCGCGGACGTTCGACCGGCGGGACGCGGTGGCCGCGCGGATGGCCGAGGCGGGGATTTCGGCGTGTTCGACGAGCAGCCGGAACTGGCGGGTGATCGTGGAGAAGCTGGGCGAGAGCACGGCATCGGCGATGTACGGGCGGTTGCCGTGGCTGGAGGAGCACGGTGTCCGGCTGCTGGCCGGGACGGACGCGGGGTTGCCGGGGTCGGTGTTCGACGATCCGGTGGGGGCGTTGGAGCTGTACGAGTGGCTCGGGTTTTCGCGGCGGCGGATCTTGGAGATCGCGACCTGCGATTCGGCGGCGGGACTCGGGTTGTCGGGGGTGACCGGGCGGCTGGAGGCGGGGCTGGCGGGTGATGTGCTCGTGGTGGAGGGGGATCCGCTGGCTTCGTTGAGCGCGCTGCGGAATCCGCTGCTGGTGCTCGCCCAGGGCCGCGCCGCCTGA
- the hisS gene encoding histidine--tRNA ligase translates to MPEYLPTAPYKGTRDFLPAEMSVRTQVFGHLYDVLERRGFLRYDGPILESAEIYERKSGQEIADKQLYTLTDKGGRRLALRPEMTPSVARMIAGSAKSLSFPVRWYSHPNCHRYEAPQRGRVREHWQINADIFGSDSANCEIEIFELVHDLMGALGATPDMFVLRVNDRNLLTSALTDVAGVSEDHLAQVFALVDRWEKYPREKLAESAGEIGLSDKQFEKLAETLDMGEALLDEIPAEVREQSNLVKVLNSSAKDLVKYEPIIVRGLAYYTSTVFEVFDTSPENRRALFGGGRYSDLASMFTAQQIPGIGFGMGDVTLMDFLDTHGLTPAPRSEVDVMVIPVTEDLSDQARTVARALRAAGLRTSTPIEHRKLGKELTRADKAGAAAVVIVGQDDWAAGNVTVRSLATREQNPVAIADAPAAVQALLA, encoded by the coding sequence GTGCCTGAATACCTGCCGACCGCGCCCTACAAGGGGACCCGGGACTTCCTGCCCGCCGAAATGTCCGTGCGGACCCAGGTGTTCGGTCATCTCTACGACGTCCTCGAGCGCCGCGGCTTCCTCCGCTACGACGGGCCGATCCTCGAGTCGGCCGAGATCTACGAGCGGAAGTCCGGGCAGGAGATCGCGGACAAGCAGCTCTACACGCTCACCGACAAGGGCGGGCGGCGGCTGGCGCTGCGGCCCGAAATGACGCCGTCGGTGGCGCGGATGATCGCCGGGAGCGCCAAGTCGCTGTCGTTCCCCGTGCGCTGGTACAGCCACCCGAACTGCCACCGGTACGAGGCACCGCAGCGCGGGCGCGTCCGTGAGCACTGGCAGATCAACGCCGACATCTTCGGGTCGGACAGCGCCAACTGCGAGATCGAGATCTTCGAGCTGGTCCACGACCTGATGGGCGCGCTCGGGGCGACGCCGGACATGTTCGTGCTGCGCGTCAACGACCGGAACCTGCTGACGTCGGCGCTCACCGACGTCGCCGGGGTGTCCGAGGACCACCTCGCGCAGGTGTTCGCGCTGGTCGACCGGTGGGAGAAGTACCCGCGCGAGAAGCTCGCCGAGAGCGCCGGCGAGATCGGGTTGTCGGACAAGCAGTTCGAGAAGCTGGCCGAGACGCTCGACATGGGCGAGGCACTGCTCGACGAGATTCCCGCCGAGGTGCGCGAGCAGTCGAACCTGGTCAAGGTGCTGAACAGCAGCGCCAAGGACCTGGTGAAGTACGAGCCGATCATCGTGCGCGGGCTGGCGTACTACACGTCGACCGTGTTCGAGGTCTTCGACACCTCGCCGGAGAACCGCCGCGCGCTGTTCGGCGGCGGGCGGTACAGCGACCTCGCGTCGATGTTCACCGCGCAGCAGATCCCGGGGATCGGCTTCGGCATGGGCGACGTCACGCTGATGGACTTCCTCGACACCCACGGCCTGACCCCGGCGCCGCGCAGCGAGGTCGACGTCATGGTCATCCCGGTGACGGAAGACCTCTCGGACCAGGCCCGGACGGTCGCGCGAGCCCTGCGCGCGGCGGGCCTGCGGACGTCGACGCCGATCGAGCACCGCAAGCTCGGCAAGGAGCTGACCCGCGCGGACAAGGCGGGCGCGGCCGCGGTCGTGATCGTCGGCCAGGACGACTGGGCGGCCGGCAACGTGACGGTCCGCAGCCTGGCCACGCGCGAGCAGAACCCGGTCGCGATCGCCGACGCCCCCGCGGCGGTCCAGGCGCTGCTGGCCTGA
- a CDS encoding HEAT repeat domain-containing protein, with product MFDTPLSAQELESLAGGDVRRWADFDLAVRRWWRPNLNLRTADLGSRPRREVLAEAACHGDGRVRQAAVEWLAAGDELEALPLLLIRCVDWVAPVRAAARQAVAAKLDESSLRAMLPLIAVLGRRQVDDWMTTLFRENLPRVLDTALALEDRTSRRWAHTEALGLLPRERLLRIARRDHDLVVRTLCGDALLDRGEFVEELLAAGSPRVRMRALTLVGPATVEAHLADRSSLVRSMAQFLVRKAGGDPAAHYRALPASPSAIAGLGETGTEADAGQLEQHLTDDRPRVRALAVRGLRRIAPDSTAVRPLLTDPSSVVVRQVVAFLRGKAVEVAVLRELLGEDRPLPTRRAAAALLRDGDTWLRLHTDLALLRDNDLAADARRDLENWLLQSAGIYSAPLPELAAAIDGLLTRVPEETARRIRFTLPR from the coding sequence GTGTTCGATACGCCGCTGTCTGCGCAGGAGCTGGAGTCGCTCGCCGGGGGCGACGTCCGCCGATGGGCGGACTTCGACCTCGCCGTGCGCCGCTGGTGGCGGCCCAACCTCAACTTGCGCACCGCCGACCTCGGCAGCCGGCCGCGGCGCGAGGTGCTGGCGGAAGCCGCCTGCCACGGCGACGGGCGGGTGCGGCAGGCCGCGGTCGAGTGGCTGGCGGCCGGCGACGAGCTCGAAGCGCTGCCGCTGCTGCTGATCCGCTGCGTCGACTGGGTGGCGCCGGTCCGGGCGGCGGCCCGGCAGGCGGTTGCGGCCAAACTGGACGAATCGTCGCTGCGCGCGATGCTGCCGCTCATCGCCGTCCTCGGGCGGCGGCAGGTCGACGACTGGATGACCACGCTCTTCCGCGAAAACCTGCCGCGCGTGCTCGACACCGCGCTGGCGCTGGAAGATCGCACGAGCCGCCGGTGGGCGCACACGGAAGCGCTGGGTCTGCTTCCGCGCGAACGCCTGCTGCGGATCGCCCGGCGGGACCACGACCTCGTGGTCCGGACGCTGTGCGGCGACGCGCTGCTCGACCGCGGCGAGTTCGTCGAGGAGCTCCTGGCCGCCGGGTCACCGAGGGTCCGGATGCGCGCGCTGACGCTCGTCGGCCCGGCCACGGTCGAGGCCCATCTGGCGGACCGCTCGTCCCTGGTCCGCTCGATGGCCCAGTTCCTCGTCCGCAAGGCGGGCGGCGACCCCGCCGCGCACTACCGGGCACTGCCCGCCTCCCCTAGCGCGATCGCCGGGCTCGGCGAGACCGGCACCGAGGCCGACGCGGGGCAGCTCGAACAGCACCTGACCGACGACCGGCCCCGGGTCCGCGCGCTCGCGGTCCGCGGCCTGCGCCGGATCGCACCCGACTCGACGGCGGTGCGGCCGTTGCTGACCGACCCGTCGTCCGTAGTGGTCCGGCAGGTGGTGGCGTTCCTGCGCGGCAAGGCGGTCGAGGTGGCGGTGCTGCGGGAGCTGCTCGGCGAGGATCGGCCGCTCCCGACCCGCCGGGCGGCCGCCGCGCTCCTGCGGGACGGCGACACCTGGCTGCGGCTGCACACCGACCTCGCGCTGCTGCGGGACAACGACCTCGCCGCCGACGCCCGCCGGGACCTGGAGAACTGGCTGCTCCAGTCGGCCGGAATCTACTCGGCTCCGCTACCGGAACTGGCCGCCGCGATCGACGGCCTGCTCACCCGCGTGCCCGAGGAAACGGCCCGGCGGATCCGCTTCACGCTCCCCCGCTGA
- a CDS encoding sensor histidine kinase, giving the protein MRPGGDPEDRALRRARWAITAQISVVVSLLVAVAGAIAYGMLLSGQHADADRVLARTIQLGPAETPPGCVWLFTPVLHAPAGPPPAGMPLAALASTVPAPGDVHTERRPIGAMTYTIRVENRGGVVSQAYFEEVYQIQDRSSLVFGLGVAEVLALLAAVLCGRVMAGRAIRPLADALRRQRTFVADASHELRAPLTRLHTRAQLLARRATGRDAADLEQLVRGTRELGEVVEDLLMSAQAGDRSSLELVDLGSLAEEAVAAETDRAGAGRVRLAVTRERRPYVVQGVPTALRRVLSALLDNALGHTPPGGSIEVWLGVPDERHVEVRVRDTGVGFPAADADRIFERFARGSDGDGRRFGLGLALVREVVTGHGGTIAAVGRPGAGATFTLRLLRADAVSGGA; this is encoded by the coding sequence GTGAGACCCGGCGGCGACCCCGAGGACCGCGCCCTGCGGCGGGCGCGGTGGGCGATCACCGCGCAGATCTCCGTCGTGGTGTCGCTGCTCGTGGCCGTCGCCGGCGCGATCGCGTACGGGATGCTGCTGTCCGGGCAGCACGCCGACGCCGACCGGGTGCTGGCCCGCACGATCCAGCTCGGCCCGGCCGAAACCCCGCCCGGCTGCGTCTGGCTGTTCACGCCGGTGCTGCACGCACCCGCGGGACCGCCGCCGGCCGGGATGCCGCTGGCGGCACTGGCCTCGACCGTTCCCGCGCCCGGCGACGTCCACACGGAACGGCGCCCGATCGGCGCGATGACGTACACGATCCGCGTCGAGAACCGCGGCGGCGTCGTGTCGCAGGCGTACTTCGAGGAGGTCTACCAGATCCAGGACCGCTCGTCGCTGGTGTTCGGCCTCGGCGTCGCGGAGGTGCTCGCGCTGCTCGCGGCGGTGCTGTGCGGCCGGGTGATGGCCGGCCGAGCGATCCGCCCGCTGGCCGACGCCCTGCGGCGGCAGCGGACGTTCGTCGCCGACGCGTCCCACGAACTCCGGGCCCCGCTGACCCGCCTGCACACCCGCGCCCAGCTCCTGGCCCGGCGCGCGACGGGCCGGGACGCCGCCGACCTCGAGCAACTCGTCCGCGGCACCCGGGAGCTCGGCGAAGTCGTCGAAGACCTGCTGATGTCGGCCCAGGCGGGCGACCGGTCCTCGCTGGAGCTGGTGGACCTGGGTTCGCTCGCGGAGGAAGCGGTCGCGGCGGAGACGGACCGCGCCGGAGCCGGCCGGGTCCGGCTCGCGGTGACCCGCGAACGGCGGCCGTACGTGGTCCAGGGCGTGCCGACGGCGTTGCGGCGGGTGCTGTCGGCGTTGCTGGACAACGCACTCGGCCACACCCCACCCGGCGGCTCGATCGAGGTGTGGCTGGGCGTCCCGGACGAGCGGCACGTGGAGGTCCGCGTCCGCGACACCGGAGTCGGCTTCCCGGCCGCCGACGCGGACCGCATCTTCGAGCGCTTCGCCCGAGGCTCCGACGGCGACGGCCGCCGCTTCGGCCTGGGTCTCGCGTTGGTCCGCGAGGTGGTGACGGGCCACGGCGGCACCATCGCGGCGGTGGGACGGCCGGGCGCGGGAGCGACGTTCACGCTGAGGTTGTTGCGCGCGGACGCGGTCAGCGGGGGAGCGTGA
- a CDS encoding response regulator transcription factor yields MLVVEDDRELAGLLEELLAEEGYETDAAHDGQRGLHLGLTGRYDVMIIDRRLPVLDGLELVRQLRARAVTTRVLVLSALGELADRVGGLDAGADDYLVKPFEAEELLARLRALGRRDLEGAESLPLGTAALDLRRHEVVLPRGERITLSGREFELLRTLAQRPKAIHPRASLRTNVFADSTGESIVDTYVYYLRRKLGRDVVRTVHGLGYQIGAV; encoded by the coding sequence GTGCTCGTGGTCGAGGACGATCGCGAGCTGGCGGGCCTGCTCGAAGAGCTGCTCGCGGAAGAAGGCTACGAAACCGACGCGGCGCACGACGGGCAGCGCGGTCTGCACCTCGGGCTCACCGGGCGGTACGACGTGATGATCATCGATCGCCGTCTCCCGGTGCTCGACGGCCTGGAGCTGGTGCGGCAGCTGCGGGCCAGGGCCGTGACCACGCGCGTGCTGGTGCTCTCGGCGCTGGGCGAGCTGGCCGACCGCGTCGGCGGGCTCGACGCCGGCGCCGACGACTACCTCGTCAAGCCGTTCGAGGCCGAGGAACTGCTGGCTCGCCTGCGCGCGCTGGGACGGCGTGACCTCGAAGGCGCGGAAAGCCTCCCGCTCGGCACGGCGGCGCTCGACCTGCGGCGGCACGAGGTCGTGCTGCCGCGCGGCGAGCGGATCACGTTGTCCGGGCGGGAGTTCGAGCTGCTGCGGACGCTGGCGCAGCGGCCGAAGGCGATCCACCCGCGGGCGTCACTGCGGACCAACGTCTTCGCCGACTCGACCGGGGAGTCCATTGTGGACACGTATGTGTACTACCTGCGGCGCAAGCTCGGCCGGGACGTCGTGCGGACCGTGCACGGCCTCGGGTACCAGATCGGCGCGGTGTGA
- a CDS encoding cation:proton antiporter, with translation MTPTEAAPAFFLAVAAILVVCRLVCLVAVRLGQPPVVGEMISGVLLGPSLLGLVLPDVQTALFPDGIRPLLYVGGQIGLVIYMFGAGYEFSLRSIRGSAKSVGAISAAGTVVPLALGVGVAVFGTSWAGIAKDGVSLTTSAAFVGVALAITAFPMLARIITERGLGGTRFGSLALACGALDDVLAWILLAVVLGMHADSAGPVALAVGGGLLFALLLVLVGRRVLAKAMGSERLSADQKMLITALTLFAAAWFTDVIGLYAVFGAFCVGIVFPRVPAADAVLAKIMPIGRIVFLPLFFTYSGLNTRFALLADPKLLLFAVLCVVVAIIGKLGACWGAARLVGESQPIALRVGTLINARGLMQLIALNVGLAAGIVSPALFTVLVLVALVTTIMTAPLLSWLDRRDTRKGSSEVLLMAEPVPVTGKS, from the coding sequence ATGACCCCCACCGAAGCGGCACCGGCTTTCTTCCTCGCCGTCGCGGCGATCCTCGTCGTGTGCCGGCTGGTCTGCCTGGTCGCGGTGCGGCTGGGCCAGCCGCCGGTGGTCGGCGAGATGATCTCCGGCGTGCTGCTCGGCCCGTCGTTGCTGGGGCTGGTCCTCCCCGACGTGCAGACGGCGTTGTTCCCGGACGGCATCCGCCCGCTGCTCTACGTCGGCGGGCAGATCGGCCTGGTCATCTACATGTTCGGCGCGGGGTACGAGTTCAGCCTCCGCAGCATCCGCGGCTCGGCGAAGTCGGTCGGCGCGATCTCGGCCGCCGGCACGGTGGTGCCGCTCGCGCTCGGGGTCGGCGTCGCCGTGTTCGGCACGAGCTGGGCCGGCATCGCCAAGGACGGCGTCTCGCTCACGACGTCGGCGGCGTTCGTCGGGGTAGCACTGGCCATCACCGCGTTCCCGATGCTCGCCCGGATCATCACCGAACGCGGTCTCGGCGGCACCCGGTTCGGCTCGCTCGCACTGGCCTGCGGCGCCCTCGACGACGTCCTCGCGTGGATCCTGCTGGCCGTGGTGCTGGGCATGCACGCGGACTCGGCCGGCCCGGTCGCGCTGGCCGTGGGCGGCGGCCTGCTGTTCGCGTTGCTGCTGGTGCTCGTCGGCCGCCGGGTGCTCGCGAAGGCGATGGGCAGTGAACGGCTTTCCGCCGACCAGAAGATGCTGATCACGGCGTTGACCCTGTTCGCGGCCGCCTGGTTCACCGACGTCATCGGGCTGTACGCGGTGTTCGGCGCCTTCTGCGTCGGCATCGTGTTCCCCCGCGTGCCCGCCGCGGACGCCGTGCTCGCGAAGATCATGCCGATCGGGCGGATCGTGTTCCTCCCGCTGTTCTTCACCTATTCCGGCCTGAACACGCGGTTCGCGCTGCTCGCCGATCCGAAGCTGCTGCTGTTCGCCGTGCTCTGCGTGGTCGTCGCGATCATCGGCAAGCTCGGCGCCTGCTGGGGAGCGGCGCGGCTGGTGGGGGAGTCGCAGCCGATCGCGTTGCGCGTCGGCACGCTGATCAACGCCCGCGGGCTGATGCAGCTGATCGCGCTCAACGTCGGGCTCGCCGCCGGGATCGTTTCGCCGGCGTTGTTCACGGTGCTGGTGCTGGTGGCGTTGGTCACCACGATCATGACGGCGCCGCTGCTGAGCTGGCTCGACCGGCGGGATACCCGCAAGGGGAGCAGCGAAGTGCTCTTGATGGCGGAACCGGTGCCGGTGACCGGGAAAAGTTGA